In Rhizobiales bacterium NRL2, a genomic segment contains:
- a CDS encoding anhydro-N-acetylmuramic acid kinase, producing MRQSTPGSPTRAIGLMSGTSADGVDVAWLASDGLSIAETGPFESYPFEDGERARILAAMGDAAPGPDAVRAVTEAHARAVEAFLSAHPDLRGRTDVIGFHGQTTFHDPENHRTVQIGDAEALAGATGLPVVHDFRSADVAAGGQGAPLAPLYHVALAEGLTQPLAVLNLGGVGNVTWIGPQAPPMAFDTGPANALIDDWMAAGSGERFDADGQTAASGRVDRSRLDAWLGHSYFGRKPPKSLDRNDFTASVDGMSLTDGAATLAAFTVESVALALVHMPAPPVRWLVTGGGRHNRHIMSELAQRLGAPVAPVEAVGWNGDALEAQAFAFLAVRSLRGLPLSLPSTTGVPRPMPGGRLVQPTGSASERRPSTYLPTSPSTSSSSFS from the coding sequence ATGAGGCAAAGCACACCCGGATCCCCGACCCGCGCGATCGGGCTGATGAGCGGCACGTCGGCCGATGGCGTCGACGTCGCCTGGCTGGCCAGCGACGGCCTGAGCATCGCGGAAACGGGGCCATTCGAGAGCTATCCCTTCGAAGACGGGGAACGCGCCCGGATCCTTGCCGCCATGGGCGACGCCGCCCCGGGACCGGACGCCGTCCGGGCGGTGACCGAAGCCCATGCGCGGGCCGTCGAGGCGTTCCTGTCCGCCCATCCCGACCTGCGCGGCAGGACCGACGTCATCGGCTTCCATGGCCAGACCACCTTTCACGATCCCGAAAACCACCGCACCGTGCAGATCGGCGACGCCGAGGCGCTGGCCGGGGCCACGGGACTCCCGGTGGTTCATGATTTCCGCAGCGCGGACGTGGCCGCGGGCGGGCAGGGCGCGCCGCTCGCGCCGCTCTATCACGTGGCGCTGGCCGAGGGGCTGACGCAGCCGCTCGCGGTCCTGAACCTCGGCGGCGTGGGCAACGTCACCTGGATCGGTCCGCAGGCGCCGCCCATGGCCTTCGACACCGGGCCGGCGAATGCGCTGATCGACGACTGGATGGCCGCCGGCAGCGGCGAACGCTTCGACGCGGACGGGCAGACCGCCGCCAGCGGTCGGGTCGACCGAAGCCGCCTCGACGCCTGGCTCGGTCATTCCTATTTCGGAAGAAAGCCGCCCAAATCACTGGACCGGAACGATTTCACTGCGTCCGTTGATGGCATGAGCCTGACCGATGGCGCCGCCACGCTTGCCGCTTTCACGGTCGAGTCGGTGGCGCTGGCGCTGGTTCACATGCCGGCGCCGCCTGTGCGCTGGCTGGTCACGGGCGGCGGGCGGCACAACAGGCACATCATGTCGGAACTGGCGCAGCGTCTCGGCGCGCCGGTGGCGCCCGTCGAGGCCGTCGGCTGGAACGGGGATGCGCTGGAGGCCCAGGCCTTCGCCTTTCTGGCGGTGCGCTCCCTGCGCGGCCTGCCGCTCAGCCTGCCCTCGACGACAGGCGTCCCCCGCCCGATGCCGGGGGGACGGCTGGTTCAGCCTACGGGCTCTGCCTCCGAGCGGCGGCCATCGACATATCTGCCGACCAGCCCGTCCACCTCGTCGAGTTCGTTCTCGTAG
- a CDS encoding rhamnosyltransferase — MNDGASLTAAACAVLKTSDATSKAGAARSLGRRWRAGELAGMGGDIPPDRPGRPERPELRAPRDMPKRRKAGAGHSRIALLHAIAHIELNAIDLAVDMVARFAPVVADDAFVDDWLGVADDEARHFTILAGRLADLGAAYGDLPAHDGLWEAASGTAHDACARLAVAHMVLEARGLDVTPAMVARLRRAGDGESADILQTIHDEEIGHVAAGARWFDRLARSRGREPQSYWRELVAHNFRGGLKPPFNVEARRRAGMPPELYDPATFPGPNRGS, encoded by the coding sequence ATGAACGATGGCGCCAGTCTGACAGCGGCGGCCTGCGCCGTACTGAAGACTTCGGACGCGACATCGAAAGCCGGGGCCGCGCGATCGCTCGGGCGCCGCTGGCGGGCGGGTGAACTGGCCGGGATGGGCGGCGACATTCCGCCCGACCGACCTGGCCGGCCCGAGCGGCCCGAACTTCGCGCCCCCCGCGATATGCCGAAGCGCCGCAAGGCCGGCGCCGGGCACTCCCGTATCGCCTTGCTGCACGCCATCGCCCATATCGAACTCAACGCCATCGACCTCGCCGTCGACATGGTGGCCCGGTTCGCACCGGTCGTCGCAGATGACGCGTTCGTCGATGACTGGCTGGGGGTGGCCGATGACGAGGCGCGGCATTTCACCATACTCGCCGGCCGGCTGGCCGATCTCGGCGCCGCCTATGGCGACCTTCCGGCCCATGACGGGTTGTGGGAGGCGGCCTCGGGCACGGCGCACGATGCCTGCGCGCGGCTGGCTGTCGCCCACATGGTGCTGGAGGCGCGCGGCCTCGACGTGACGCCGGCGATGGTGGCGCGGCTGCGGCGCGCCGGCGACGGCGAAAGCGCCGATATCCTGCAGACCATTCACGACGAGGAGATCGGGCACGTGGCCGCCGGCGCGCGCTGGTTCGACCGGCTGGCCAGATCGCGCGGACGGGAACCGCAGTCCTACTGGCGCGAACTGGTGGCGCACAATTTCCGCGGTGGCCTGAAGCCGCCGTTCAATGTCGAGGCCCGCCGCCGCGCGGGAATGCCGCCGGAACTGTACGATCCCGCTACCTTCCCGGGGCCGAATCGGGGAAGCTGA
- a CDS encoding alkyl hydroperoxide reductase, translating into MSGKPEAGDKAPDFTMAADGGREISLKELQGRNVVLYFYPRDDTPGCTKEAIAFTGLADEFEAANAVVIGVSRDTVAKHEKFKAKHDLGVILAADEDGSVSESYGVWVEKNMYGRKSMGIERSTFLIDPAGHLSKVWRKVKVPGHAEAVLEAVRGG; encoded by the coding sequence ATGAGTGGCAAACCGGAGGCGGGCGACAAGGCCCCCGACTTCACCATGGCGGCGGACGGCGGCCGCGAGATCAGCCTGAAGGAGCTTCAGGGCCGGAACGTGGTTCTGTATTTCTATCCGCGCGACGACACGCCGGGCTGCACCAAGGAGGCGATCGCCTTCACCGGCCTGGCCGATGAATTCGAGGCGGCCAATGCGGTCGTGATCGGGGTCTCGCGCGACACGGTCGCCAAGCACGAGAAGTTCAAGGCCAAGCACGATCTCGGCGTCATCCTCGCCGCCGACGAGGACGGTTCGGTCAGCGAGTCCTACGGTGTCTGGGTCGAGAAGAACATGTATGGCCGAAAGTCGATGGGGATCGAGCGCTCCACGTTCCTGATCGATCCCGCGGGCCATCTGTCGAAGGTCTGGCGCAAGGTCAAGGTGCCCGGACATGCCGAGGCGGTGCTGGAGGCCGTCCGGGGCGGATGA
- a CDS encoding tyrosine--tRNA ligase, which yields MTDARSDFLSTLSARGFVHQCTDWDDLDSRLSKETVTGYIGFDCTADSLHVGSLLPIMLLRWMQKTGHKPIVLMGGGTTRVGDPSGKDSARQLLTDDQIERNMTGIRRVFEKFLTFGDGPTDAIMVNNADWLDKLEYIPFLREVGRHFSVNRMLSFDSVRLRLEREQPLSFLEFNYMILQAYDFLELGRRMNCRLQMGGSDQWGNIVNGVELGRRVDGMDLYGLTSPLLTTASGQKMGKTHEGAIWLNADRLSPYDYWQFWRNTADADVARFLKLFTELPLDEIDRLAALEGNEINEAKKALADAATMLAHGASAAAEAAETSRRAFEARESAEGLPTVSLPQSELLAGVGILDALVRAGLAKSNSEARKLIQNGGARLNDRRIDDFRLSISQADLVSDGAAKLSAGKKRHVLLRAG from the coding sequence ATGACCGACGCCCGATCCGATTTCCTCTCGACTCTCAGCGCCCGCGGCTTCGTGCACCAGTGCACGGACTGGGACGATCTCGATTCCAGGCTCTCGAAGGAAACGGTGACGGGCTATATCGGCTTCGATTGCACCGCCGACAGCCTGCACGTCGGCAGCCTGTTGCCGATCATGCTGCTGCGGTGGATGCAGAAGACCGGGCACAAGCCGATCGTGCTCATGGGCGGCGGCACCACCAGGGTGGGCGACCCGTCCGGCAAGGACAGCGCCCGGCAACTGCTGACCGACGACCAGATCGAACGCAACATGACCGGCATCCGCCGCGTGTTCGAAAAATTCCTGACCTTCGGTGACGGGCCGACCGACGCCATCATGGTCAACAACGCCGACTGGCTGGACAAGCTGGAATACATCCCCTTCCTGCGGGAAGTGGGGCGGCATTTCTCGGTCAACCGCATGCTGAGCTTCGATTCGGTGCGGCTGCGGCTGGAGCGCGAGCAGCCGCTTTCATTCCTCGAATTCAACTACATGATCCTCCAGGCCTATGACTTCCTGGAACTCGGCCGGCGGATGAACTGCCGCCTGCAGATGGGCGGTTCCGATCAGTGGGGCAATATCGTCAACGGCGTGGAGCTGGGCCGCCGCGTCGACGGCATGGACCTCTATGGCCTGACCTCGCCGCTGCTGACCACGGCCAGCGGCCAGAAGATGGGCAAGACCCACGAAGGCGCGATCTGGCTGAATGCGGACCGGCTCAGCCCCTATGACTACTGGCAGTTCTGGCGCAACACCGCCGACGCCGATGTCGCGCGCTTCCTGAAGCTGTTCACCGAACTGCCGCTGGACGAGATCGACCGCCTCGCCGCCCTCGAGGGCAACGAGATCAACGAGGCCAAGAAGGCGCTGGCCGATGCCGCGACGATGCTAGCCCACGGCGCCTCGGCCGCGGCCGAGGCGGCCGAGACCTCGCGGCGCGCCTTCGAGGCGCGCGAGAGCGCCGAAGGCCTGCCCACAGTCTCCCTGCCGCAATCGGAACTGCTGGCCGGCGTCGGCATTCTCGACGCCCTGGTCCGCGCCGGACTTGCGAAGTCCAACTCCGAAGCGCGCAAGCTGATCCAGAACGGCGGCGCCCGCCTGAACGACCGGCGCATCGACGATTTCCGCCTCAGCATTTCCCAAGCGGACCTCGTCAGCGACGGCGCGGCCAAGCTCTCGGCCGGCAAGAAGCGCCACGTCCTGCTGCGCGCCGGTTAG
- a CDS encoding pantoate--beta-alanine ligase yields the protein MNLKTVRTVAELREAVRGWRAAGESVGLVPTMGWLHDGHMSLVRNSMAQNDRTVVSIFVNPKQFDRATDLEAYPRDEARDAALLDAAGADVLWAPEAGEMYPDGFSTSVNVSGLTDCLCGASRPGHFGGVAVVVTKLLLQCLADRAYFGRKDYQQLMVVRRMARDLNIPTEIRGIDTVRETDGLAMSSRNWYLTEAERAAAPTLFRVLTDIAEAAGQGEDVRRAIDRGKARLDRAGFGQLDYLEVRDAETLELTTRPTQPARAFAAVFLGKARLIDNVPVDPAA from the coding sequence ATGAATCTCAAGACCGTCAGGACGGTGGCGGAGCTGCGTGAGGCCGTGCGCGGCTGGCGAGCCGCCGGAGAAAGCGTGGGACTGGTGCCGACCATGGGCTGGCTGCACGACGGCCACATGTCGCTGGTCCGCAATTCGATGGCCCAGAACGACCGCACGGTCGTGTCGATCTTCGTCAATCCGAAACAGTTCGACAGGGCCACCGACCTGGAGGCCTATCCCCGGGACGAAGCACGCGACGCGGCGCTGCTCGACGCGGCGGGCGCGGACGTGCTCTGGGCACCCGAGGCCGGGGAAATGTATCCGGACGGCTTCTCGACCTCCGTCAATGTGAGCGGCCTGACCGACTGTCTCTGCGGGGCGTCGCGGCCGGGCCATTTCGGCGGCGTGGCCGTGGTCGTCACCAAGCTGCTGCTGCAATGCCTGGCGGACCGGGCCTATTTCGGCCGCAAGGACTATCAGCAGCTCATGGTGGTCCGCCGCATGGCCCGCGATCTGAATATCCCGACGGAGATCCGCGGAATCGACACGGTGCGCGAGACCGACGGGCTCGCCATGTCGTCGCGCAACTGGTACCTGACCGAAGCCGAGCGCGCCGCGGCCCCCACCCTGTTCCGGGTGCTGACCGACATTGCCGAAGCCGCCGGCCAGGGCGAGGACGTGCGCCGCGCCATCGATCGGGGCAAGGCGCGGCTCGACCGCGCCGGGTTCGGTCAACTCGACTACCTCGAGGTGCGGGATGCCGAAACCCTCGAACTGACGACCCGGCCGACGCAGCCCGCGCGCGCCTTTGCCGCCGTCTTTCTCGGCAAGGCGCGGCTGATCGACAACGTGCCCGTGGATCCGGCCGCTTGA
- a CDS encoding translation initiation factor IF-3: MQSAPVRDGPRANDMIDSREIRLIDHEGNNHGVVATVDALKAARTIGLDLVEVSPTAKPPVCKLMDLGKYKYEEQKKANVARKKQKTVDVKEIKMRPNIDDHDYTTKMKKVVEFIGDGDKVKVTMRFRGREMAHQELGLNVMKRVQEEMAESAKVEQHPKTEGRQMIMVLAPR, from the coding sequence ATGCAATCAGCGCCGGTCCGTGACGGACCCCGCGCGAACGACATGATCGACAGCAGGGAAATCAGACTGATCGATCATGAGGGAAACAACCACGGGGTCGTGGCCACCGTTGACGCGCTCAAGGCTGCGCGCACGATCGGGCTGGACCTCGTCGAGGTGTCTCCCACTGCGAAGCCGCCTGTCTGCAAGCTGATGGACCTCGGAAAGTACAAGTACGAGGAGCAGAAGAAGGCGAACGTCGCGCGAAAGAAGCAGAAGACCGTCGATGTCAAGGAAATCAAGATGCGTCCGAACATCGACGATCACGATTACACAACCAAGATGAAGAAGGTCGTCGAGTTCATCGGCGACGGCGACAAGGTGAAGGTCACCATGCGCTTCCGCGGCCGCGAGATGGCGCACCAGGAACTCGGTCTGAACGTGATGAAGCGCGTTCAGGAGGAGATGGCCGAAAGCGCCAAGGTGGAGCAGCATCCCAAGACCGAGGGCCGCCAGATGATCATGGTTCTCGCTCCGCGCTGA
- a CDS encoding serine O-acetyltransferase: protein MWRALKDDIAAIKERDPAAKSALEIVVCYPSFHAVMFYRVANALWRRRLYFVGRFISQTGRFLTGIEIHPGAKIGRRFFIDHGMGVVIGETAEIGDNVTLYHDVTLGGVAPSVDSAAQVGQKRHPTLEDDVIVGSGAQVLGPITVRKGARVGANAVVVKEVPPGVSVVGIPAEIVGKSRPKLVDDPKDARRAFAAYGMPLEGVTNPVDQRMSEILDEMEQLRERVTELEGRLAEREPKVRVVSGGED from the coding sequence ATGTGGCGGGCTCTGAAAGACGACATTGCGGCGATCAAGGAACGCGATCCGGCGGCGAAGTCCGCGCTCGAGATCGTGGTCTGCTATCCCAGCTTCCACGCCGTCATGTTCTACCGCGTCGCCAATGCGCTCTGGCGGCGGCGGCTCTACTTCGTCGGCCGCTTCATCTCCCAGACCGGCCGGTTTCTGACGGGCATCGAGATACATCCCGGCGCGAAGATCGGACGGCGGTTCTTCATCGACCACGGCATGGGCGTCGTGATCGGGGAGACGGCGGAGATCGGCGACAACGTCACGCTCTATCACGACGTCACCCTGGGCGGCGTCGCGCCGTCGGTCGATTCCGCCGCGCAGGTAGGACAGAAGCGGCATCCGACGCTGGAGGACGACGTGATCGTGGGCTCCGGCGCGCAGGTGCTGGGTCCGATCACGGTGCGCAAGGGCGCCCGCGTCGGCGCCAATGCAGTCGTGGTCAAGGAAGTGCCCCCGGGCGTGTCGGTGGTGGGCATCCCCGCGGAAATCGTCGGCAAGTCCAGGCCGAAGCTGGTCGATGACCCGAAAGACGCGCGCCGCGCCTTTGCCGCCTATGGCATGCCCCTGGAAGGCGTCACCAACCCGGTCGACCAGCGCATGAGCGAGATTCTGGACGAGATGGAGCAGCTTCGCGAACGCGTGACCGAGCTGGAAGGACGTCTTGCCGAGCGCGAACCGAAGGTCAGGGTCGTCTCCGGCGGCGAGGACTGA
- a CDS encoding 2Fe-2S ferredoxin, protein MITVHFIDAKGRRVTVEAKPGDSVLDVAHANDIDIEGACEGCMACSTCHVIVADPWFDRLPDPKEEEEDMLDLAFDLQETSRLGCQILLTEELDGIEFHLPRATRNLLIG, encoded by the coding sequence ATGATCACGGTTCACTTCATCGACGCGAAGGGCAGGCGGGTGACGGTCGAGGCGAAGCCGGGCGATTCCGTGCTCGACGTGGCGCATGCCAACGACATCGACATCGAAGGGGCCTGCGAGGGCTGCATGGCCTGTTCGACCTGCCACGTCATCGTCGCCGATCCGTGGTTCGACCGCCTGCCAGACCCGAAGGAGGAGGAGGAGGACATGCTGGATCTCGCCTTCGATCTGCAGGAGACGTCCCGTCTCGGCTGTCAGATCCTGCTCACCGAAGAACTCGACGGTATCGAGTTCCATCTGCCGCGCGCCACGCGCAACCTGCTGATCGGATGA
- a CDS encoding alpha/beta hydrolase: protein MPEVIFNGPDGRLEGRYHHVEDETAPIALILHPHPLYGGNMNNRLVYNLFQLFKARGFAVLRFNFRGVGRSQGEFDQGVGELSDAASALDWMQQIKPDAGACWIAGFSFGAWIGMQLLMRRPEVEGFISVSPPANMFDFSFLAPCPSSGLIIHGTDDDLVPEPDVRKLVDKLKSQKGIVIDYEKIAGASHFYENELDEVDGLVGRYVDGRRSEAEPVG, encoded by the coding sequence ATGCCCGAAGTCATCTTCAACGGACCCGACGGGCGACTTGAAGGCCGATATCATCACGTCGAGGACGAGACGGCCCCAATCGCACTGATCCTGCATCCCCACCCGCTGTATGGCGGAAACATGAACAATCGGCTGGTCTACAACCTGTTCCAGCTGTTCAAGGCGCGCGGATTCGCCGTGCTGCGGTTCAACTTCCGCGGCGTCGGCCGCAGCCAGGGCGAATTCGACCAGGGCGTGGGGGAGCTGTCCGACGCGGCCTCCGCGCTGGACTGGATGCAGCAGATCAAGCCCGACGCCGGCGCCTGCTGGATCGCGGGCTTCTCCTTCGGCGCCTGGATCGGCATGCAGCTCCTGATGCGCCGCCCGGAGGTCGAGGGCTTCATCTCCGTATCGCCGCCGGCGAACATGTTCGACTTTTCCTTCCTCGCGCCCTGTCCGTCGTCCGGGCTGATCATTCACGGCACGGACGATGACCTGGTGCCGGAGCCCGACGTGCGCAAGCTGGTGGACAAGCTGAAGTCCCAGAAGGGTATCGTCATCGACTACGAAAAGATCGCCGGCGCCTCGCACTTCTACGAGAACGAACTCGACGAGGTGGACGGGCTGGTCGGCAGATATGTCGATGGCCGCCGCTCGGAGGCAGAGCCCGTAGGCTGA